The sequence aTACTGAACTACTCATAGACTTCCTTATGAATAGCATGGTATCTGTAAATGCATAACACATAAGATGGACTGATGCATGTACATATCGAGTAGTCAAAAAATGTTTGTACTCTGCACGTTCAATAATTAGAAGGATGCCACGGTTCAAAAGTAGCATACCTAGTCCGCGAGACCACCACTCGCCGGGGCCTCATTCCGCTTAGGGCATGTTCTTCGGTTATGCCCCTCTTGGTCACACAACCCGCATTGGACCTTCCTCCCGCCCTCCTTCCATGGTGTGGTTCTAGGCCGTTTCCCACCCTCGTCCATCTCATTCCTGATTCGTGTTGAGACAGGGACCTTTCTCTCAAATCAATTGGGGGTTAGGGAGGACCCTTCGAGTTTCTTCAGGATCTGGCCATGATAATCTATCTTTCAAGACAGGGAAAACGGGAGCATAGCTCCGAAACAGTGCGTCCACGCTATAGCATTGGTCAATGTACTGCTCTGCATCATGTCGATACCTAATACAAACTGCAATGACATGTGAACATGGTATCTTATACAATTTCCATTTCTGACATGTGCAAGTTCTTTGCAACAAATTAACTCCATGTGTGTGATCCCCATGTCCAGCAGGTTCTGGATTATGCGGTGTATCTACTTGATATGACTGTTGTTGCGCACTCAATCTTGTCACCCTGTGATGCTCCGCCTTCTCCTTATTTCTCATGAAGATATCCAAGGcatatttacaccattttttccCTAAATTCAACTGCTCTATACTCTTATTGCGACGATCATCGAAATAAGCATTCAGTTTGAACCATGTGTATTTCACCATTGCTGTAATGGGCAGGCTGCGAGCACCCTTTAGAACACCATTGAAGCACTCGGAGACGTTTGTAGTCATCGTCCCATAACGTTAACCCTCGTCAAAAGTTAGAGCCTATTTCTCTTTGGGCACATCCTTCAGATATTGGTGCGCATCCCGGTTCACATTCTCAATTAAATCGAAGGTGGCATTGAACTTTCGCTCCTGGGTTGCACTTGCTACCCTCCATACTAGGTTCTTTAAAGTTTCATTGTTCCATCTAGTGTTCACGTTACTGCATAGATGACGAAGGCAGTAACGATGTTCTGTCATGGGAGGCTGCAAATAGTCTCGATTAGTGTCTCTGAAGATAGCTTGTATCCCAGGGTGTACGTCGGATATGACACACAGGTGTCTCCGGTCAGTAACATACCTTCTTATACAAGCCAAGAACCAACCCCAAGTCTCTGTGCTCTCGCTCTCCACAACGGCGAAGGCTAGTGGATAAATCTTATTATTAGCATCTGtcgccattgcaatcatcaatttccctttatattttccatagagGTGGGTTGCATCAATACTAATCACAGGCCTACAGTTCTTGAACCCAATAATACATGGACGAAACGCCCAAAATACGGACTTGAATGTACAGGTTCCTGGTTCATCATTATCGTCCACGTTTAACTTATACTTTGTACCCGGACTTGCATCCTTAAGTCCTGCCAAAAAACGTGGCAACTCTGCATAAGACTCCTTAAAATCCCCGTATATAGCTGCAACGGCCTTTTGTTTGGCATCCCAAACCTTGTATGTGAACCATAATGATTATGTTAGAAATTAAGTACAAGTCAAATAATTATAGTTGAAGAAAACAATCAAGACTTGTAAGGCTATAAGATGaagataatatttctt comes from Castanea sativa cultivar Marrone di Chiusa Pesio chromosome 3, ASM4071231v1 and encodes:
- the LOC142628927 gene encoding uncharacterized protein LOC142628927, giving the protein MTTNVSECFNGVLKGARSLPITAMVKYTWFKLNAYFDDRRNKSIEQLNLGKKWCKYALDIFMRNKEKAEHHRVTRLSAQQQSYQVDTPHNPEPAGHGDHTHGVNLLQRTCTCQKWKLYKIPCSHVIAVCIRYRHDAEQYIDQCYSVDALFRSYAPVFPVLKDRLSWPDPEETRRVLPNPQLI